The following are from one region of the Stigmatella ashevillena genome:
- a CDS encoding peptidylprolyl isomerase, with translation MKTKLGVIAAAALLWGGTARAELVDRVAAVVNRDIITLSEVNQRAAPELARLAGEKDARRRADQRAQILKQSLDVLIAEKLIESEIRELGMTVTPSEVDEAMADVRKQNGVEAPEQFEQLLQREGYTLKSYREFLGKQIARGRLMQMKVGPKVKVSEEDLKAAYAQYSKLEGGEAEVHARHILVSVDPKAPQEQVDAAQKKAQAIAEEARRPGMDFASLARARSEGPSAEDGGDLGFFRRGVMVPAFEKTAFALKEGEVSEPIRTNFGWHVLKVEERRSVGVAPFEELRAKLEQQLRQDKTEKYIDQYVQELRQKSSVEVKI, from the coding sequence ATGAAGACGAAGCTGGGTGTCATCGCGGCGGCAGCGCTCCTGTGGGGCGGCACGGCACGCGCGGAGCTGGTGGACCGGGTCGCCGCGGTGGTCAACCGCGACATCATCACCCTGTCCGAGGTGAACCAGCGGGCGGCGCCCGAGTTGGCGCGGCTGGCCGGCGAGAAGGATGCGCGCAGGCGGGCGGATCAACGGGCGCAGATCCTCAAGCAATCGCTGGACGTGCTCATCGCCGAGAAGCTCATCGAGTCGGAGATCCGCGAGCTGGGGATGACGGTGACGCCCTCCGAGGTGGACGAGGCGATGGCGGACGTGCGCAAGCAGAACGGCGTGGAGGCCCCGGAGCAGTTCGAGCAGCTCTTGCAGCGCGAGGGCTACACGCTCAAGAGCTACCGGGAGTTTCTCGGCAAGCAGATCGCCCGCGGCCGGCTGATGCAGATGAAGGTGGGCCCCAAGGTGAAGGTGTCCGAGGAGGACCTGAAGGCGGCGTACGCGCAGTACTCGAAGCTGGAGGGCGGGGAGGCGGAGGTCCACGCGCGCCACATCCTGGTGTCGGTGGATCCGAAGGCGCCGCAGGAGCAGGTGGACGCGGCGCAGAAGAAGGCGCAGGCCATCGCGGAGGAAGCGCGGCGGCCGGGCATGGACTTCGCATCGCTGGCGCGGGCCCGAAGCGAGGGCCCGAGCGCGGAGGATGGTGGCGACCTGGGCTTCTTCCGCCGGGGGGTGATGGTGCCCGCCTTCGAGAAGACGGCCTTCGCGCTGAAGGAGGGCGAGGTGAGCGAGCCCATCCGCACCAACTTCGGCTGGCACGTGCTGAAGGTGGAGGAGCGTCGCTCGGTGGGCGTGGCCCCCTTCGAGGAGCTGCGGGCCAAGCTGGAGCAGCAGCTGCGCCAGGACAAGACGGAGAAGTACATCGACCAGTACGTGCAGGAGCTGCGGCAGAAGTCGTCCGTCGAGGTGAAGATCTGA